In Trifolium pratense cultivar HEN17-A07 linkage group LG7, ARS_RC_1.1, whole genome shotgun sequence, a genomic segment contains:
- the LOC123896541 gene encoding uncharacterized protein LOC123896541, whose product METYDESVDADSIHSSERDSWDDELDDDGSYSVSSADKSSTDGNNDADEVGGDNKGTQQTSEQAPEPNVDMYSVSISDSVSQIAEKKKRKASCNGQKSVQNKSLYDPTTYRGANVMTTTQVEVPTTSIGIHQQMFPMQSMMPMVHPMMQQMHMQPMYPMYGMQPGMQSGMQTGLLQQVIRSSKNN is encoded by the exons ATGGAAACCTATGATGAGTCTGTTGATGCTGATTCCATTCATTCATCTGAACGTGATTCATGGGACGATGAGTTGGACGATGATGGGAGTTATTCGGTATCTAGTGCGGATAAAAGTTCAACGGATGGCAACAATGATGCAGATGAAGTTGGAGGTGATAATAAG GGTACACAACAAACGTCAGAACAAGCTCCAGAACCAAATGTTGACATGTACTCGGTATCGATTTCAGATTCTGTAAGCCAAATTGCTGAg aaaaagaaaaggaaagcaaGTTGCAATGGTCAAAAAAGTGTGCAAAACAAATCTCTGTATGATCCGACAACATACCGCGGCGCTAATGTGATGACAACTACACAAGTGGAAGTTCCAACCACAAGCATAGgtattcatcaacaaatgtTTCCAATGCAGTCTATGATGCCTATGGTACATCCGATGATGCAGCAAATGCACATGCAACCCATGTACCCAATGTATGGAATGCAACCTGGAATGCAATCTGGAATGCAAACTGGTTTGCTGCAGCAAGTTATAAGATCTTCTAAGAATAATTGA